From one Botrytis cinerea B05.10 chromosome 7, complete sequence genomic stretch:
- the Bcalo2 gene encoding Bcalo2, whose amino-acid sequence MSKTVLILGASYVGLTVAHKLLKTTLSAVPDLKIVLVSPTTHLYWNMASVRAIVPGQFGDEKMFAEIAPGFSKYPSESFEFLLGTATSMDAVAKTVTIKTTAGHDSVQSYDSLVIATGSHTIGEVPWKGAPSGYEQTKELLHRFREKVANAKIIVVGGAGPTGVETVGELGFEFGKTKDVILITSSDEILKGAVTSPIASGAQKELEKMHVNVRLRTRINSTKVLPTSQTELSLSNGEKLLCDLYLPTLGTIPNSQFIPRDLLDGQNFVKVDPQLRVHGAEDVWAAGDIIDAQPSQFVYADKQAHALAKNLDLVLRSKAPVVYKTDGAPMIAVALGRSKATGRSGNFKLPSLIVWFVKGRTLGTQNLLPYVNGTKF is encoded by the exons ATGTCGAAAACTGTCCTGATTCTCGGGGCTTCCTATGTTGGACTCACAGTCGCGCATAA GCTTTTGAAAACGACTCTGTCGGCGGTTCCTGACCTCAAGATAGTTTTGGTCTCGCCTACCACACATCTATATTGGAACATGGCTTCAGTTCGAG CAATTGTTCCAGGACAATTCGGAGATGAAAAG ATGTTCGCCGAGATTGCGCCTGGCTTTTCCAAATATCCAAGCGAATCTTTCGAGTTCCTCTTAGGGACCGCTACGAGTATGGATGCGGTCGCTAAAACCGTCACGATCAAAACTACGGCGGGACACGATTCAGTTCAATCATACGATTCGTTGGTTATTGCTACCGGTAGTCACACCATAGGCGAAGTACCGTGGAAAGGAGCACCGTCCGGATACGAACAGACCAAAGAGCTCCTTCATAGATTTCGCGAGAAGGTAGCCAACGCAAAAATTATTGTAGTGGGAGGCGCAGGACCCACGGGTGTAGAGACCGTCGGAGAGTTAGGATTCGAATTTGGAAAGACCAAGGATGTCATATTA ATCACATCCAGCGACGAAATTCTCAAAGGCGCAGTCACGAGCCCCATCGCCTCAGGAGCCCAAAAAGAGCTCGAGAAAATGCATGTCAACGTGCGACTCCGCACGCGAATCAACTCCACCAAAGTGCTCCCCACCTCCCAAACCGAACTCTCCCTATCCAATGGCGAAAAACTGCTTTGCGATCTCTATCTCCCCACGCTGGGCACCATCCCAAACAGCCAATTCATCCCCAGAGACCTGCTCGACGGTCAAAACTTCGTAAAAGTCGATCCGCAGCTGCGCGTCCACGGCGCCGAAGATGTCTGGGCCGCAGGCGACATTATCGATGCGCAACCGAGCCAGTTCGTCTACGCGGATAAACAGGCGCACGCGCTGGCGAAAAATTTAGATCTGGTGCTGAGATCGAAAGCCCCCGTGGTGTATAAAACGGACGGGGCCCCGATGATTGCGGTGGCTCTTGGACGGAGCAAGGCGACGGGCAGGTCGGGAAATTTTAAATTGCCGAGCTTGATTGTTTGGTTTGTTA AGGGTCGCACGCTAGGCACTCAAAACCTCCTACCATACGTCAACGGTACCAAGTTTTGA